A window of the Trichoderma asperellum chromosome 4, complete sequence genome harbors these coding sequences:
- a CDS encoding uncharacterized protein (EggNog:ENOG41~BUSCO:EOG092D0643) produces MASEESVAAGLANAGEESVAQRLQQHHVTVEDVPDDELPTQPTEEASASGSSPAVKAAGKPKQAALDTQSHELFPELGAPKGKSPSVAPIWGAKSNANGGSNGVSRSSTPASGTSTPSAQAPTPSMAIPGRRVETYTLAPHHVRPRSELRRPIPDILKDINRKSRANITMTQSPNGHLKFIATGPQEAAQQALKDLVGQIGLKVSIKVPIPQSSRAFIIGKGGATIKSLQEKTGAKIQLPKSDESQPIDDEDGEAEVDVIVEGHALAAAYARDEILKIVGERSANVQTKVRGIPAAFYPFIAGPGNSLAQALEEANGVQVRVPTQQLYSSAPLPVAPAPGQRPVFAPAGVDDEHILLAGDRAAVQKARADIERRAAELQRQLEAEQLSIQRGRHQFIIGQRGIPLEDFFNETGCAILFPSEEDDDMITVVGPPSQVQAGLERAMDLAMGMQMSNIDISRSHRNAPGGAAAHAANITRYLRQRREIERLEKTYSTHINTPFSQDGALPWELYSREGKNAIRAQSEITAILNGHPPSRMQTVPVDPFFHQHLRNDITPRIKKDFGVHVVVPEASESNLPVLLVFEGPDPAEGAYQPPRVKPTDAEARAFKKALDDAQKHILSLISSQEELSSVALEVPAKFHEKLRRFIKKEQESRSEAQIPVRVTKIGTTVTLRGPKSAVESLASKATAFIEQEKIDEKERGYTLSFDFPQKFANHLIGKGGSNIKELRDRFDVEIQVQDGKVELKGPQAKAEKARTYIQNLSRTLADETTHTLKIDPKYHRELIGAQGSQINRLQTRYKVLIFFPRSAKGGDDQSNADAASDAGKPRRQQAPDEVIIRGPKKGADEARDEIFSLHKYLEEHSHTATVGVQQKQVGSLIGQGGAALDELRQLTGARIDVPADRDTEVVEIVIKGTAAQVKKAKQILEEKRTEFDDTVVQTIEVDKKHHRALIGTSGSTLREIVVAAGGSDDRRALARTIQFPKQEADGNTIKVEGRTQVVQNIIKRIQEIVAERESQVTEIVEVPIDQHRTLIGRGGDAKRQLESQFSVSIDIPRQGDGKTGVKISGRPENVASAKEHIAGLIKQQQGETLQIPRNAHHAVSNNGQLFRQLRNNYQVTVDHAGQSIPAKPTPSARAVEGSLPLITDDADASTDVHSWKIVSIESGEEGDIPWILRGTAENVAKAKDIIQKALEQAKANDSTGYLILPDPRTYRYVIGQNGSKVKSIRNQSNCQIQVPRDQAKDEAIEITGTREGVEKAKDLILAAVREGQNKSKE; encoded by the exons ATGGCTTCCGAAGAATCTGTCGCTGCCGGCCTCGCCAATGCTGGCGAAGAGTCCGTTGCCCAACgtctccagcagcaccatGTGACTGTTGAAGATGTGCCGGATGACGAATTGCCCACGCAGCCGACTGAGGAGGCCTCTGCTTCTGGATCTTCTCCCGCTGTCAAGGCAGCTGGCAAGCCAAAGCAAGCCGCTCTTGATACCCAGTCTCACGAGCTTTTCCCGGAGCTTGGAGCCCCTAAAGGCAAGAGCCCTAGCGTTGCCCCCATCTGGGGAGCCAAGAGCAATGCCAACGGAGGCTCCAATGGCGTTTCTCGTTCGTCCACTCCGGCATCTGGCACTTCGACTCCGTCTGCCCAGGCACCCACTCCATCCATGGCCATTCCTGGACGCAGGGTTGAGACTTACACCCTCGCTCCTCATCACGTTCGCCCTCGTTCCGAGCTTAGACGGCCAATCCCCGATATCCTCAAGGATATCAACCGCAAGTCTCGTGCCAACATTACCATGACCCAGTCTCCCAATGGTCACCTCAAGTTCATTGCTACTGGTCCTCAGGAAGCCGCTCAACAGGCACTCAAGGATCTGGTTGGTCAGATCGGATTGAAG GTTTCCATCAAGGTCCCCATTCCTCAATCCAGCCGAGCCTTCATCATCGGCAAGGGTGGTGCCACAATCAAGTCTCTCCAGGAGAAGACTGGTGCCAAGATCCAGCTGCCCAAGTCTGATGAGAGCCAGCCtattgatgatgaagacggcgAGGCCGAAGTCGATGTCATCGTGGAGGGCCATGCcctcgctgctgcttatGCCCGGGATGAGATTCTCAAGATTGTTGGCGAACGTTCTGCTAACGTTCAGACCAAAGTGCGGGGCATCCCTGCTGCTTTTTACCCCTTCATCGCCGGACCTGGAAACTCTCTGGCGCAGGCACTCGAAGAAGCCAATGGAGTTCAGGTCCGTGTCCCCACACAGCAGCTGTACTCATCCGCGCCCCTTCCGGTTGCACCAGCCCCTGGTCAACGGCCCGTGTTTGCCCCTGCCGGTGTAGATGACGAGCATATTCTGCTTGCTGGTGACCGTGCTGCCGTGCAGAAGGCTCGAGCTGATATTGAACGCCGCGCCGCTGAGTTGCAGAGGCAGCTGGAAGCCGAACAGCTTTCCATCCAAAGAGGCAGGCACCAGTTCATTATCGGACAGCGTGGCATTCCCTTGGAGGACTTCTTCAACGAGACTGGCTGTGCCATCCTGTTCCCTTcagaggaagacgatgataTGATCACCGTCGTTGGACCTCCCTCCCAGGTGCAGGCCGGTCTCGAGAGAGCCATGGACCTCGCCATGGGCATGCAAATGTCAAACATTGACATTTCAAGATCTCACCGCAATGCCCCTGGCGGAGCCGCTGCTCACGCTGCCAACATCACCAGGTACCTTCGTCAGCGCAGAGAGATTGAGCGTCTCGAGAAGACTTACAGCACTCACATTAACACTCCATTCTCTCAAGACGGCGCCCTACCTTGGGAGCTGTACTCCCGTGAGGGTAAGAACGCCATTCGTGCGCAATCGGAGATTACTGCCATTCTGAACGGACACCCGCCGTCGCGCATGCAGACTGTCCCCGTTGATCCCTTCTTCCACCAGCATCTGCGCAACGATATCACGCCAAGAATCAAGAAGGATTTCGGTGTCCATGTTGTTGTACCGGAAGCTTCAGAGTCCAATCTTCCCGtgctcctcgtcttcgagGGCCCCGATCCTGCTGAAGGCGCTTACCAGCCTCCTCGTGTCAAGCCTACGGATGCTGAGGCACGTGCATTTAAGAAAGCACTGGATGACGCCCAAAAGCATATTCTTAGCCtcatcagcagccaagagGAACTCAGCAGCGTGGCTCTTGAAGTTCCCGCCAAGTTCCACGAGAAGCTGCGTCGCTTCATCAAGAAGGAGCAGGAGAGCCGCTCTGAGGCTCAAATCCCCGTTAGAGTGACCAAGATTGGCACCACTGTGACTCTGCGAGGACCCAAGTCTGCTGTTGAATCTCTTGCCAGCAAAGCCACTGCCTTTATTGAGCAGGAGAAGATTGACGAGAAGGAGCGTGGATACACCTTGTCTTTTGACTTCCCCCAGAAGTTCGCGAACCACCTCATTGGCAAGGGTGGTAGCAACATCAAGGAGCTTCGTGATCGCTTTGACGTCGAAATCCAAGTTCAAGACGGCAAAGTGGAGCTCAAGGGACCtcaggccaaggccgagaaggcTCGAACCTACATCCAGAACCTTAGCCGAACTTTGGCGGATGAGACAACTCATACTCTCAAGATCGACCCCAAGTACCACAGAGAGCTGATTGGTGCTCAGGGAAGCCAGATCAACCGCCTTCAGACTCGATACAAGGTTCTCATTTTCTTCCCTCGATCAGCCAAGGGCGGAGATGACCAGTCCAATGCCGATGCGGCAAGTGACGCTGGCAAGCCCCGCCGCCAGCAAGCTCCAGACGAAGTCATTATTCGTGGTCCCAAGAAGGGCGCCGATGAGGCTCGCGACGAGATCTTCTCCCTTCACAAGTACCTGGAGGAGCATTCGCACACAGCCACCGTCGGAGTGCAGCAGAAGCAAGTTGGCTCCCTGATTGGCCAAGGCGGTGCTGCTTTGGATGAGCTTCGACAGTTGACCGGTGCTCGAATTGATGTTCCAGCAGACCGAGATACTGAAGTTGTTGAGATTGTCATCAAGGGAACTGCAGCTCAGGTTAAGAAGGCGAAGCAGATCCTAGAAGAGAAGCGAACGGAGTTTGATGACACTGTTGTCCAGACCATTGAGGTGGACAAGAAGCATCACAGAGCCCTGATTGGAACAAGCG GATCCACCCTTCGCGAGATTGTTGTCGCAGCCGGCGGTTCTGATGATAGACGTGCACTTGCCCGAACTATCCAGTTCCCCAAGCAAGAGGCAGATGGCAACACTATCAAGGTAGAGGGTCGCACTCAAGTTGTTCAGAACATCATCAAGCGTATCCAGGAGATTGTGGCGGAGCGTGAAAGCCAGGTAACTGAAATTGTGGAAGTGCCCATCGACCAGCACCGAACCCTCATAGGACGAGGCGGAGATGCTAAGCGCCAGCTTGAGTCGCAGTTCAGCGTCTCCATTGACATTCCTCGCCAGGGCGACGGCAAGACGGGAGTTAAGATTTCTGGTCGACCAGAGAACGTGGCCTCGGCCAAGGAGCACATTGCTGGCTTGATCAAGCAACAGCAGGGCGAGACGCTCCAGATTCCTCGAAATGCCCACCATGCCGTATCCAACAATGGACAGCTGTTCCGCCAACTTCGCAACAACTACCAGGTGACGGTGGACCATGCCGGCCAGAGCATCCCTGCCAAGCCCACGCCGTCAGCCAGGGCTGTTGAGGGATCTCTGCCCCTGATTACAGATGATGCCGATGCATCGACCGATGTTCACTCTTGGAAGATTGTGAGCATCGAGTCAGGCGAGGAGGGTGACATTCCATGGATCCTGCGCGGAACTGCTGAAAATgtcgccaaagccaaggaCATTATCCAAAAGGCCCTGGagcaggccaaggccaatgaCTCTACGGGTTATCTTATCCTTCCTGACCCTCGAACTTACCGTTACGTCATCGGCCAAAACGGAAGCAAGGTCAAGTCAATCCGGAACCAGAGCAACTGCCAGATCCAAGTGCCGCGAGACCAAGCAAAGGACGAGGCTATTGAGATCACCGGCACTCGCGAGGGTGtggagaaggccaaggatcTGATTTTGGCTGCTGTCCGAGAGGGACAGAACAAGTCGAAAGAGTAA
- a CDS encoding uncharacterized protein (TransMembrane:12 (i60-81o87-107i128-156o168-187i199-218o238-256i276-297o324-342i379-399o405-426i446-468o480-500i)) produces the protein MDQKDGKSSDKTELGHTLESTGSESTQQAVELTQLNPQAVPRDIGAFQIIALGFNIPNSWLAVAVAFSTALTAGGPVSLIYGNLVITAMYGSAAVTLAELASVYPTAGGQYHFASIMAPKRFNKSISYVCGMIATVSWIICSASVCSITSLCIAAIAEFYNGFQASAWQLFLISQALNVISLLYNLFLLKKTHWIHDAAFFLTLATFVSVSVVCLARGDKQSSTWVWTSFESSSGWTPVVSFFTGLTTHAYMFGGLDATLHLAEETLDASRTVPKALMSTIGIGFFSGFVFSVAMAYCLPSLDVLANDLVPVYKLWRIASKSDTAGTVFLIIIIILLTYIIAATQQTTSRLLWALARDRGLVFSSQFAKLSPKLGDIPMAALLLDAGLIFVCGCISLGSSAAFNALVGVFSLMQMISFAIPAALLIYRRRSEKVLPRKRAFKVPEVVGWACNVGTIVAAVIETIFFTFPTLLPVTGSNMNYAAVVLAIIAIVMAINWFIFAKKHYQGPRIEFAQ, from the exons ATGGATCAGAAAGATGGAAAATCATCTGATAAGACGGAACTTGGGCATACGCTAGAATCGACAGGTTCTGAGAGCACGCAGCAAGCAGTAGAACTGACCCAGCTCAATCCTCAAGCTGTCCCTCGCGATATCGGGGCCTTTCAGATAATCGCCCTCGGCTTCAACATCCCCAACAGCTGGTTAGCCGTCGCAGTAGCATTTTCAACAGCCTTGACCGCAGGAGGTCCCGTCTCGCTGATATACGGCAACTTGGTCATCACCGCCATGTACGGCTCCGCAGCCGTCACTCTGGCCGAGCTTGCGAGCGTGTATCCTACCGCTGGGGGACAGTATCACTTTGCGAGCATCATGGCGCCGAAAAGGTTCAACAAGTCGATATCTTACGTCTGCGGCATGATAGCGACGGTTTCGTGGATCATATGCTCTGCTAGTGTCTGTAGTATTACCAGTTTGTGTATCGCTGCCATTGCTGAGTTTTATAATGGATTTCAGGCGAGCGCTTGGCAGCTGTTTCTCATTTCTCAAGCACTTAATGTGATATCGTTGCTGTATAACTTGttcttgctgaagaagacgcaTTGGATACATGATGCAGCTT TCTTTCTTACCCTGGCTACATTCGTTTCCGTCTCTGTCGTTTGTCTCGCCCGAGGCGACAAGCAGTCTTCGACCTGGGTGTGGACCAGCTTTGAGTCTTCTTCAGGCTGGACGCCCGTTGTGTCCTTCTTCACAGGCCTCACTACTCATGCGTACATGTTTGGAGGTCTCGACGCCACGCTTCATCTTGCGGAAGAAACACTGGATGCTTCCAGAACGGTGCCAAAGGCGCTCATGTCCACAATCGGGATTGGATTCTTTTCTggctttgtcttttctgTGGCCATGGCTTATTGCCTCCCGAGTTTGGATGTTTTGGCGAATGACTT AGTACCCGTCTACAAACTATGGCGCATAGCTAGCAAATCCGACACCGCCGGCACTGTCTTCCTCATTATCATCATTATCCTCCTCACGTATATCATCGCCGCCACCCAGCAAACCACGTCTCGACTCCTCTGGGCCCTTGCCCGCGATCGCggcctcgtcttctcttctcagtTCGCCAAACTATCTCCCAAGCTGGGCGACATCCCCATGGCGGCCCTCCTTCTCGACGCAGGGCTGATTTTTGTTTGCGGATGTATCAGTCTGGGTTCCTCAGCTGCGTTCAATGCCCTTGTCGGGGTGTTCTCCCTGATGCAGATGATTTCTTTTGCGATTCCTGCTGCATTGCTGATATATCGCCGGAGAAGTGAAAAAGTGCTTCCGAGAAAGAGGGCGTTTAAGGTCCCTGAGGTGGTGGGCTGGGCTTGTAATGTTGGGACGATTGTTGCGGCGGTTATCGAAACTATCTTTTTTACGTTTCCGACTCTTTTGCCTGTGACGGGCAGTAACATGA ATTATGCTGCAGTGGTGTTAGCAATCATCGCAATCGTTATGGCTATTAACTGGTTCATATTTGCAAAAAAGCATTACCAGGGCCCTAGAATAGAATTCGCCCAGTAG
- a CDS encoding uncharacterized protein (EggNog:ENOG41~TransMembrane:12 (i86-104o124-145i152-172o178-198i219-240o246-267i299-324o336-356i363-383o389-413i425-444o464-484i)) — translation MASLAKETGEGVQTTDMAADETPRSGVFHKMSNSASSTEALRFWRSKKDASQDFSLQERETPSSDEQSPDIENGTSTEYRAYKRRWFGLAQLTLMNIMVSWGWLTYAPVVSDSATYYNVTSSAINWLSTAFFLSFVAIFPVSVWVVNHGFKYGFICSASLLIVGNWIRYAGSSKSSDGIYACAMVGEILIGFAQPFVLATPAKYSDLWFTHRGRVAATALATLANPLGAALGQLINPLWVSSPKDVSQMVLYVSIISTACSVTAFFIPSQPPTPVGASSETPKMPLIPSIRTAIRSPELWLVFITFSVYVGIFNAVSSLLNQILVPYGFTDDQAGIGGAVLIVVGLVTAAITSPILDRTKHFLLSLKIIVPIVAACLVIFIWMPQTKALAGPYVILAIIGAGCFAVVPIAVELLADLSHPISPELTSTAAWAGGQLFGAIFVIVSDPLVAGNGANPPKNMKNFLIFQAVLAVAATPPVLVLGWFGRKDKVVLRRLQAQQEGET, via the exons ATGGCGAGCCTCGCAAAGGAAACAGGCGAAGGAGTCCAAACCACCGACATGGCTGCCGACGAAACCCCCCGCAGCGGCGTCTTCCACAAAATGTCCAACTCGGCCAGCAGCACCGAGGCCCTTCGTTTCTGGCGTTCCAAGAAAGATGCCTCCCAGGACTTTAGTCTTCAGGAGCGTGAGACGCCCAGCAGCGACGAACAGAGTCCCGACATCGAGAATGGCACCTCAACCGAGTACCGGGCGTATAAGCGGCGGTGGTTTGGCCTGGCTCAGCTGACGCTCATGAACATTATGGTTTCCTGGGGT TGGCTCACCTACGCCCCCGTCGTCAGCGACTCTGCCACCTACTACAACGTCACCTCCTCAGCAATCAACTGGCTCAGCAccgccttcttcctctccttcgTCGCCATCTTCCCCGTGAGCGTCTGGGTCGTCAATCACGGCTTCAAATACGGCTTCATCTGCTCCGCCTCCCTGCTCATCGTCGGCAACTGGATCCGCTACGCCGGCTCTTCCAAGTCGTCCGACGGCATCTACGCCTGTGCCATGGTAGGCGAGATCTTGATTGGCTTTGCCCAGCCCTTTGTGCTTGCTACGCCTGCCAAGTACTCAGATCTCTGGTTCACCCACCGCGGGCGTGTGGCTGCCACTGCTCTGGCCACTTTGGCGAATCCTCTGGGCGCGGCTTTGGGGCAGTTGATCAACCCCCTGTGGGTAAGCTCACCTAAAGACGTCTCGCAAATGGTCCTCTACGTCTCCATCATT TCTACGGCCTGCTCGGTTActgccttcttcatcccctCCCAGCCACCCACTCCCGTCGGCGCCTCTTCAGAAACGCCCAAGATGCCATTAATCCCATCCATTCGAACCGCTATCCGCTCTCCGGAACTATggctcgtcttcatcacctTCTCCGTCTACGTCGGCATCTTCAACGCCGTCTCCAGTCTTCTCAACCAGATCCTAGTCCCGTATGGCTTCACGGATGACCAGGCCGGCATTGGCGGCGCcgtcctcatcgtcgtcggtCTTGTCACCGCCGCCATTACGTCGCCCATTCTGGATCGCACGAAGCACTTCCTTCTCTCCCTGAAGATCATCGTCCCCATCGTAGCGGCATGCCTCGTTATCTTCATATGGATGCCCCAAACGAAGGCCCTTGCCGGTCCTTATGTCATtctcgccatcatcggcgCAGGGTGCTTCGCCGTCGTGCCGATTGCTGTCGAATTGCTTGCCGACTTGAGTCACCCCATCAGCCCTGAACTCACATCAACTGCGGCCTGGGCCGGTGGCCAGCTCTTCGGCGCCATTTTCGTCATTGTTAGCGACCCGCTCGTGGCCGGAAACGGTGCTAATCCTCCCAAGAACATGAAGAACTTTCTCATTTTCCAAGCCGTGCTTGCCGTGGCTGCAACCCCCCCGGTTCTTGTCTTGGGCTGGTTTGGCCGAAAGGACAAGGTCGTTTTGCGAAGACTACAGGCTCAACAGGAGGGGGAGACATGA
- a CDS encoding uncharacterized protein (BUSCO:EOG092D2FDT): MTIEAPLPTAAEGSAVAPWETVAPEEQLFVLITGANRYSGIGLGTGQRLIDDFLATRSLTSHLVLIPTTRSDSKSLVAISALRAHAEYAAKTSTALRARYAGNGDKAEEYNWRDAVRRIHVLSLTVDLCDLHGVYAFADRLCRGRVSNPEGLEGEYLRNVRIPRLDTVIFNAAYGNWSGCNYPKAVWKILSEGLVQAVTYPTFKNSLPTSILNERESYGYPEKPLLGEVFAACVFGHYVLAHQLLPLLSRHSPNQSRGRIVWSSSVEAVEEVYNPDDMQCFLKPAAYESAKRLTDIVSLSYSLPSVQRFSGPFLTMDEESGGDAAEKPVPPKMYLTHPGVVASTLFPVPWFLFWAYELALVVARWIGSPWHNVDGYKGATSAAWLALQDQAVLDDMQADRIKWGSSTDRHLVSDVKKTEVDGWGWEGKVETDKTIAADTAAGVLHKSVGRRLGTKNATEESLVEFEEMGARAWEEMERLRHQWAKIIKLDKKE, translated from the exons ATGACGATCGAGGCTCCTCTTCCCACAGCTGCAGAAGGATCGGCAGTAGCGCCGTGGGAGACGGTCGCGCCAGAGGAGCAGCTCTTTGTTCTGATTACTGGCGCAAACAG ATACAGCGGCATTGGCCTCGGGACGGGACAACGCCTCATCGACGATTTCCTGGCGACGCGGTCGCTGACGTCGCACCTGGTCCTCATCCCGACGACGCGGTCCGACTCCAAGTCCCTGGTGGCCATCTCGGCCCTTCGAGCACACGCCGAGTACGCGGCCAAGACGTCGACGGCGCTGCGAGCCCGATATGCCGGCAATGGCGACAAGGCGGAGGAATACAACTGGCGGGACGCGGTGCGGCGCATCCACGTGCTGAGCCTGACGGTGGACCTGTGCGACCTGCACGGCGTGTATGCCTTTGCCGATAGGCTGTGTCGCGGGCGGGTGAGCAACCCGGAGGGCCTGGAGGGCGAGTATCTGCGCAATGTGAGGATTCCGCGGCTGGACACAGTGATTTTCAACGCGGCGTACGGGAACTGGTCGGGTTGCAACTATCCCAAGGCTGTGTGGAAGATACTGTCCGAGGGACTGGTCCAGGCGGTGACGTACCCGACGTTTAAGAATTCGCTGCCGACGAGCATTTTGAATGAGCGGGAGAGCTATGGATAC CCCGAAAAGCCTCTTCTCGGCGAAGTGTTTGCCGCCTGTGTCTTTGGACACTACGTCCTCGCCCATCAGCTGCTCCCGCTGCTGTCTCGCCACTCACCGAACCAGTCCCGCGGCCGAATCGTCTGGTCATCCAGCGTAGAGGCCGTAGAAGAAGTGTACAACCCCGACGACATGCAGTGCTTCCTCAAGCCCGCCGCCTACGAATCCGCCAAGCGCCTGACCGACATCGTCTCCCTGTCATATTCACTCCCCTCGGTGCAGAGATTCTCAGGGCCCTTCCTGACGATGGACGAGGAATCCGGCGGCGACGCTGCCGAGAAGCCCGTCCCGCCGAAGATGTACCTCACGCACCCTGGCGTCGTGGCCAGCACGCTGTTCCCCGTGCCGTGGTTCCTCTTCTGGGCGTATGAGCTTGCGCTGGTGGTTGCTCGCTGGATTGGCTCCCCGTGGCACAACGTCGATGGCTACAAGGGTGCCACGTCGGCGGCCTGGCTAGCGCTGCAGGATCAGGCCGTGCTGGACGACATGCAGGCCGATAGGATCAAATGGGGCAGTTCGACGGACAGGCATCTCGTGTCGGATGTGAAGAAGACGGAGGTTGACGGCTGGGGATGGGAAGGCAAGGTCGAGACGGACAAGACGATTGCGGCTGATACGGCGGCGGGGGTGCTGCATAAATCTGTGGGGAGACGATTGGGAACGAAGAACGCCACGGAGGAGTCGTTGGTGGAGTTTGAGGAGATGGGAGCGAGGGCGtgggaagagatggagaggctgAGGCATCAGTGGGCCAAGATAATAAAGCTGGATAAAAAGGAGTGA